A window from Aeromonas rivipollensis encodes these proteins:
- the serA gene encoding phosphoglycerate dehydrogenase yields the protein MTAKFSLDKDKIKVLLLEGVHPNTVETFRAAGYTNVEYLKTSLSEEELIERIRDVHFVGLRSRTQITEKVLDAAGKLVAIGCFCIGTNQVSLDAAHVRGIPVFNAPFSNTRSVAELVLGEILLLLRGIPEKNAKCHRGVWEKLANRSVEARGKKLGIIGYGHIGTQLGIIAEMIGMKVYYYDIENKLSLGNAIQVPNLVELLNMSDVISLHVPETASTKDLIGAEQLRMMKPGAIFINASRGTVVDIDALADVIKSGHLSGAAIDVFPSEPKSNDEEFLTPLRGLDNVILTPHIGGSTQEAQENIGLEVANKLVKYSDNGSTLSAVNFPEVSLPGHKGSSRLLHIHRNQPGVMNQINQIFADEGINIAGQYLQTSSEIGYVVIDVETEHSEKALSRLKEINGTIRARILH from the coding sequence ATGACAGCCAAGTTTTCGCTGGACAAGGATAAGATCAAAGTACTGCTGCTGGAGGGAGTGCATCCCAACACGGTAGAGACCTTTCGGGCAGCCGGCTACACCAATGTTGAGTATCTGAAGACCTCACTGTCGGAAGAGGAGCTGATCGAGCGCATTCGTGACGTGCATTTCGTGGGCCTGCGTTCACGCACCCAGATCACCGAGAAGGTGCTGGATGCCGCCGGCAAGCTGGTGGCCATCGGCTGTTTCTGCATCGGCACCAACCAGGTCTCCCTGGATGCCGCCCACGTACGCGGCATCCCCGTCTTCAACGCACCCTTCTCCAACACCCGCTCCGTGGCCGAACTGGTGCTGGGGGAGATACTGCTGCTGCTGCGCGGCATCCCCGAGAAGAACGCCAAGTGCCATCGCGGCGTCTGGGAGAAGCTGGCCAACCGCTCGGTGGAAGCCCGCGGCAAGAAGCTCGGCATCATCGGCTACGGCCACATCGGCACCCAGCTTGGCATCATCGCCGAGATGATCGGCATGAAGGTCTACTACTACGACATCGAGAACAAGCTCTCTCTGGGCAACGCCATCCAGGTGCCGAACCTGGTGGAGCTGCTCAACATGTCTGACGTCATCAGCCTGCACGTGCCGGAGACCGCCTCCACCAAGGATCTCATCGGCGCCGAGCAGCTGCGCATGATGAAACCGGGCGCCATCTTCATCAACGCCTCCCGCGGTACCGTGGTGGACATCGATGCCTTGGCCGACGTCATCAAGAGCGGTCACCTCTCCGGCGCCGCCATCGACGTCTTCCCGAGCGAGCCCAAGTCCAACGACGAGGAGTTCCTGACTCCGCTGCGCGGCCTGGACAACGTCATCCTGACCCCCCATATCGGCGGCTCCACCCAGGAAGCCCAGGAAAACATCGGTCTGGAAGTGGCCAACAAGCTGGTCAAATACTCAGACAACGGCTCCACCCTCTCCGCCGTCAACTTCCCGGAAGTCTCACTGCCGGGCCACAAGGGCTCCAGCCGTCTGCTGCACATCCACCGCAACCAGCCGGGCGTGATGAACCAGATCAACCAGATCTTCGCCGACGAGGGGATCAACATCGCCGGTCAGTACCTGCAGACCAGCAGCGAGATCGGTTATGTGGTGATCGACGTGGAGACGGAACACAGCGAGAAGGCGCTCTCCCGTCTCAAGGAGATCAACGGCACCATCCGTGCCCGGATCCTGCACTGA
- the rpiA gene encoding ribose-5-phosphate isomerase RpiA → MTQDEMKKAAGWAALKYVVPGTIVGVGTGSTVNHFIDALATMKDEIKGAVSSSIASTERLKGFGIPVFDLNDIDALSVYVDGADEINGTRDMIKGGGAALTREKIVAAVADQFICIIDNTKTVEVLGQFPLPVEVIPMAREYVAREIRKLGGNPVWREGVVTDNGNIILDVKGMAITDAKELEVQLNAIVGVVTNGLFAHRGADVVLIGTPDGVVTQ, encoded by the coding sequence ATGACTCAAGATGAAATGAAGAAGGCGGCCGGTTGGGCTGCGCTCAAATACGTGGTACCCGGCACCATCGTCGGGGTGGGCACCGGCTCTACCGTCAATCACTTCATCGACGCACTGGCGACCATGAAGGACGAGATCAAGGGCGCGGTATCGAGCTCCATCGCCTCCACCGAGCGCCTCAAGGGTTTCGGCATCCCGGTGTTTGATCTCAACGACATCGATGCCCTCTCCGTCTACGTGGATGGTGCCGACGAGATCAACGGAACCCGCGACATGATCAAGGGGGGCGGCGCCGCCCTGACCCGCGAGAAGATAGTCGCGGCCGTGGCCGACCAGTTCATCTGCATCATCGACAACACCAAGACCGTCGAGGTGCTGGGCCAGTTCCCGCTGCCGGTCGAAGTGATCCCCATGGCCCGCGAATACGTGGCCCGCGAGATCAGGAAGCTGGGTGGCAACCCGGTCTGGCGTGAGGGTGTGGTGACCGACAACGGCAACATCATTCTGGACGTCAAGGGCATGGCCATCACAGACGCCAAAGAGCTGGAAGTGCAGCTCAACGCCATCGTCGGCGTGGTCACCAACGGCCTGTTCGCCCACCGCGGCGCCGATGTGGTGTTGATCGGCACCCCAGATGGGGTTGTGACCCAATAA
- a CDS encoding 5-formyltetrahydrofolate cyclo-ligase yields MPDTQPERQSLRQLIRQRRKSLSQAEQQAAAQQLVTRFQEHPEIQAARRIALYLANDGELDPLPAIHWLWSQRKEVFLPVLHPFTPGHLLFLRYTATSPMTRNRYGIAEPELDVQQVLPHSMLDLICTPLVAFDAEGNRLGMGGGYYDRTLACWHEHGLGPRPLGLAHDCQQVESVPQAQWDVPLPQIITPARCWRFS; encoded by the coding sequence ATGCCGGATACCCAGCCCGAGCGGCAGAGCCTGCGCCAACTGATCCGCCAACGCAGAAAGAGCCTGAGTCAGGCCGAGCAGCAGGCGGCGGCCCAGCAGCTGGTCACGCGTTTTCAGGAACACCCCGAGATCCAGGCGGCCAGACGCATCGCCCTCTACCTGGCCAATGACGGCGAGCTCGATCCCCTGCCCGCCATTCACTGGCTCTGGAGCCAGCGCAAGGAGGTCTTCCTGCCGGTGCTGCACCCCTTCACCCCGGGTCACCTGCTCTTCTTGCGCTACACCGCCACCAGCCCCATGACCCGCAACCGCTATGGCATCGCCGAGCCCGAACTCGATGTGCAGCAGGTACTGCCCCACAGCATGCTGGATCTTATCTGCACCCCGCTGGTGGCCTTCGATGCCGAGGGCAACCGGCTCGGCATGGGGGGCGGCTATTACGATCGCACCCTGGCCTGCTGGCACGAACACGGGCTGGGCCCAAGACCGCTGGGGCTCGCCCACGACTGCCAGCAGGTGGAGTCAGTGCCCCAGGCGCAGTGGGACGTGCCCCTGCCCCAGATCATCACCCCCGCCCGTTGCTGGCGCTTCTCCTAG